Proteins from a genomic interval of Harpia harpyja isolate bHarHar1 chromosome 7, bHarHar1 primary haplotype, whole genome shotgun sequence:
- the CXCR4 gene encoding C-X-C chemokine receptor type 4, translated as MAQSMDNTLDSLDLSSGLIIEFSDNGTDEIGSGDYEDYREPCFQHENADFNRIFLPTIYSIIFLTGIIGNGLVIVVMGYQKKQRSMTDKYRLHLSVADLLFVITLPFWSVDAAISWYFGNVLCKAVHVIYTVNLYSSVLILAFISLDRYLAIVHATNSQRPRKLLAEKVVYVGVWLPAVLLTVPDIIFASTSEVEGKYLCDRMYPHENWLISFRFQHILVGLVLPGLIILTCYCIIISKLSHSKGHQKRKALKTTVILILAFFACWLPYYIGISIDTFILLGVIRHRCSLETIVHKWISITEALAFFHCCLNPILYAFLGAKFKTSAQNALTSVSRGSSLKILSKSKRGGHSSVSTESESSSFHSS; from the exons ATGGCTCAGAGCATGGACAACACCCTCGACAGCCTGGAT ctctccTCCGGGTTAATCATTGAATTTTCTGATAATGGCACGGATGAGATTGGTTCAGGTGACTATGAAGACTACAGAGAGCCATGCTTTCAGCATGAGAATGCCGATTTCAACCGGATCTTCTTGCCAACAATCTACTCCATCATCTTCCTAACAGGAATAATCGGCAATGGATTGGTTATTGTTGTTATGGGCTACCAGAAGAAACAAAGAAGCATGACTGATAAATACAGGCTGCATCTCTCTGTGGCTGACCTCCTTTTTGTCATCACCTTGCCATTCTGGTCTGTGGATGCGGCCATAAGCTGGTACTTTGGGAACGTTCTGTGTAAGGCAGTTCATGTCATTTACACAGTCAACCTCTATAGCAGTGTCTTGATTTTGGCCTTTATAAGTTTAGATCGTTACCTGGCAATAGTCCATGCTACCAACAGCCAGCGACCGCGAAAGCTGTTGGCTGAGAAGGTGGTGTATGTAGGCGTATGGCTACCAGCTGTGCTTTTGACAGTGCCCGATATAATTTTTGCCAGTACTAGTGAAGTAGAAGGCAAGTATCTATGTGATCGCATGTACCCTCATGAAAACTGGCTGATTTCTTTCAGGTTTCAGCATATCTTGGTAGGACTTGTCTTGCCTGGTCTAATAATCCTGACTTGCTACTGTATTATAATATCTAAGCTGTCACATTCAAAAGGCCACCAGAAGCGCAAAGCCTTGAAGACAACGGTTATCCTCATCCTTGCCTTCTTTGCCTGCTGGCTGCCATATTATATCGGCATCAGCATCGACACGTTCATCTTGCTAGGAGTCATCAGACATCGTTGCAGCTTGGAGACAATAGTGCATAAATGGATCTCCATTACCGAAGCCCTGGCATTCTTCCACTGTTGCCTGAATCCAATTCTGTATGCCTTCCTGGGTGCCAAATTCAAAACATCAGCACAAAATGCCTTGACATCAGTTAGCAGAGGATCAAGCCTCAAGATTCTTTCCAAAAGCAAACGTGGGGGACATTCTTCTGTTTCTACAGAGTCCGAGTCTTCAAGTTTCCATTCCAGCTAA